The genomic DNA TGCTGTAGATAAAGCAAAAGTTTTATTGACCAGTTCAATTGATCTTTAAAGAGGCTATATTAAAATATCAAGTATAAAAGATTTTAAGACAGAATTATGGAAAAGGAAATGAATATTACCTTTTATAAAAGGAAACTTCTCTCTTTTAAAGAGGAACTGGAGAAAAAGTATGGAGTTGAGATGGACCCCAAAAACTGCTCCATACCCTTAGCTAAAAATTTTAGCCAAGGGGGAGTCCGATAGGAAAGAGAAAGAACTTCTTGCCAGAATTTAAAGCCAAGGTAGCTATTGAAGCTATCAAGAAGATAGGCTACACCAAACACTTGGTTATCGAACACCAGATGAGGTTTATTATAGGAAAGAGGTATTAACTACGAATGATAGAATAGTGGTGCGACATTAGGGATCCATCTCAAACAGTGAAACACATTAAAAGACTGCTTTTTATTGTGAGTTTCATTGGAAGGGAAGAACGAGATACTTCAAAATTCAATCTATCACTGATGGGACAAAGAAAATTTTCTTTAATAAACAAAACCAAATAACCATAGGGAAATTCTGTTTCCTGAACCAATTTCTATTTCGTCAATTGCAAGATAAGAGTTTTCTATGTCTTTTATTTCTTTTTGAGTCAAATCAACGGTTATCCTGAAGGAGCCATGGGCAAAGTGATAAAACTTGTCAGTGATCATGGAAGTCAACCTACGAGTAAAAGTTTTATGAAATTCTGTTCAGAACCTGGGATAAAGCAAATACTTGCAAGCTATAACAATCCGAAGGGGAATGCAGAGACTGAAAAGATGATAAGGACTATTAAAGAAGAGGTTATCTGTGTTAATGAATTTGACAGCCTGGATGAAGCAAGGGAAAAAATAAAGGGATTCATAGAGTTTTACAACAGGGAGTATCCTCATTTAGCTATTGGTTATAAATCTCCTTCTCTTTGTTTTAAGAAATGGATGGAAAAAGAAGGAGGTGAAAAAGTTGCATAGGGAACTTAACAAATTTTCTGATTTTTGGTCTTGATTTTTGGAGAGCAGTACAAGGTTGAAGAAGATTGCAGATTTAAAAAATTATCTAGCTTTTTGGGATTAAATACAAGAGTTTATCCTTTAATTATCTCACTGGAACTTAAGGGATGATTAGACAATTCAATAATAAATATTATTGAAACATTAGATCTGAGAGTTTACAAAATACGGGGAACAGATCCACGAGCAAAACTGTACCGAGAAGTTATATCTCATATAAAAACACATATAAATCTTGAAAATACAAAAACTGGAATTATTTCATTTATAAATGAATTCATGCCTGATCCATTATTCCAGCATTACCTAAATCAGAGTATTTATGATAATCCCGCTACAAAATTTATTTTATGGGAATATGAGAAGCACAAAGATCCCACTTTTGAAGAGTGCAATTACAGCTTATATATGGATTGCCAAAAAGAACATATTTTTGCTCAGAATCCAAAACCTACATTTCCATCATATGGATTTAACAATGAGGAAGAATATTTTGCAAATATTGATAGATTAGGCAATTTATGTTTACTAGAGGGAAAACTGAATAAACAATGCCAGAACAAATTACCCGATCAAAAAAAGCAATACTATCAACAGTCCAAAATAAAAAGAACCAAACAGTTAGGTTTTAGTATAGACAATAAAGGCTTAAATAAATCTGAGATTGATAAAATAACGCAGGACATTATAGACTTTTGCTTAGTTAGATGGAAAATATGATTATTGGAACGTTGCACAACAAACAGGTATGTGGTTCACAAGATTATCTAAGTTGCCCGATAGGGCAACTTTGCATACCCGCCAACCATTTAAAAAGGAAGTGAACAGATGCAAATTGGAAAGATTTGAAACTAATGGATATAATTGAGAAAGTAAAATAAGAGTGTTATGATCCACTAAATCACTGGACAACCAAAGTAACAGATTAGACAATTTCATAAAAGGGGGACAAAATGAATTAGTTAAAAGAGGTTTAGAGAAGAAAAAAGCGCTGATAGCTACGGCGAAGAAATTGGTTAAAGTAATATTTTTAGTTTTGAAAGAGAAAAAGCAATTTATGGATTTTGTTAATAATAAATGCAACCTCTGTACTGGAAATTGACATCTTTCATAGGAGGAATGAGTAATGATTACAAAAGAATTTAAAATTTTAATTAACCATTTGGGATGGGGAAACCCTGATGCTATTCTATGGACAATAGGCATTGAAGAAGCAGGAATATGGAGTTTAGACAAGAAAGAAGAAATAAAAAAATTTAATAAGAAAGTTATACCAGTATCTTCAGGAAAGGATCCTAAATTTTCTATAGCTCATCCTATTGCAAAAATTGCATGTGGGATAAGCAATTCTTATCACAATTGGGAAAAAGAATGGAGAGATTATCGGAAAAATAAATTATGGAAAAAAGGTAGCAAAATCTGTAATCTCAATATCTATCCTCTTGGTAAGAAATCTTTAAAGAGCACCTTTCCTGACGACTACAAAGAGCTTTTTGGTATAAATAATTGGCAAGAATACGTTGAAATGGTAAAGAAAGAGAGATTTCAAAAAATCCAAGAATTCTATAAAAAGAATCAACCTCAAGCAATAATATGTTACGGAAAGTCTCATTGGGCTGAATTTGAAGAAATTTTTGAAATAGATAAAGGAAAAGCGGAGGAATATGTAGATAAATTAACGAGAATCTATCCGGGAAAAAAGATAATATTAACAAGGCACTTCAGCAACGGTTTTAGAAATGATATCTGTGAATTTCTGATAGAAAAATTAAAAGAGTGGAATGTAGAACTTCCTTAAAGGAAATGTATATCCACGTATGTAAAAATTAAATATAAAGGTGGAGGAATATTCTTCTCCTCCCTTTAATTCCTACCCCAGACACCATACTTTAAATTTAAAAACTTTCCATCAGAAACTAAATTAATTTAGAGATTAGATAATTTGGAATTTTTTACGCAAGAACTTTTAAAAATTTCATAACAATTGTTTTTTCACCAAAATTTGCAAAGTATGCAGTAACTTTCGCTGTATCCCCAGCCCCTTCAACCCTTTTAACAATTCCCTTTCCAAATTTTTTATGAAAAACTATTTTCGGTTTTTTCTTTATAGAAGACCTGGAAGAGATAGAAGAGACCGAAGATGCTTGAGTTTTTTCTCCTGATGTTTTCCTTGAAACCGGTTTTATAAGATGGGAAGGAATTTCATCAATAAACCGGGATTTTTCAGTTGGTCTGTATGAACCGAAAAATCTCCTGCTCCTAGCATAGGAAAGAACAAGCACTTTTTTAGCTCTTGTTATGGCAACATAAAAAAGCCTTCTCTCCTCTTCAATCTGTTCATTTGCATCAAGTGAACGAGCATGGGGAAATAGACCTTCCTCAAGCCCTGTTATGAAGACCACAGGAAACTCAAGACCTTTAGATGCATGAATTGTCATCAAAGTAACCTTTTCTCCATCTTCCATTTCATCCTGATCAGAAGATAAGGTAACAGTGTTTAGAAACTCAAGGTAAAGTTCTTCTCCTGACAGACCGCTTCTTTCTGCAAACTCTTCAAGGGTATTTCCAAGTTCTGTAATGTTTTCAACCCGTGTTTCCCAATCCTCTCTGTACTCTTTCCTCAAATAATCTTCATATCTTGAAATGGCGGTGATAAATTTTATGAATTCGTAAGGTTTAAGTGTTTCTAACTTTTCTTTACCAGCTTCAATTATTTCAAGAATCTCTTTAAATCCTTCTCTCTGCCTTAAAGGTGATTCTAATACAATTCTATTTAAAGCTTCTATGTTTGAATATCCTTCATCCAGCAACTTTTTCAATCTCTCTTCAGCTGCCTGACCAAGACCCCTTTTGGGAACATTTAAAATTCTGAAAAGAGAAAGTTTATCCTCCTCAAAAAGAATAACTCTCATATAAGCGATAATATCTTTGATTTCTTTTCGCTCGTAAAACTTCAATCCACCAACTATTTGATAGTTTATCCCTTCTCTTCTTAAAGCATCTTCAACTATTCTTGATTGAGAGTTTGTCCTGTAAAAGATGGCTATTTCTGAAGGTTTAAAACCTGTATTGATAAGCTTTTTAACCGTCTTTCCCACAAACAAAGCTTCTTCCTGGTCAGTAGAAGCTTCAAAAAGTCTTATCGGCTCACCATCTTCATTATCAGTAAAAAGCTTTTTTCCTTTTCTTATAGTGTTATTTGCTATAACAGCGTTTGCTGCAGAAAGAATAACACCAGAACACCTATAATTTTTCTCAAGTTTTACAACTTTTGCATGTGGAAAATCTTTTTCAAAATTTAAAATGTTGTTAATATTGGCTCCTCTCCATGTATAGATACACTGGTCTTCATCTCCCACAACACACACATTACCTTTTTCAAGGGTAAGAGCTTTTGTGATTTCATACTGGATGGCGTTTGTATCCTGATACTCATCTATCAGAACATATCTGAAATAATCAACATATCTGTTCTTTATGTCCTCATGTTCTGTTAATAATTTTTTTCCATAAAGTAGAAGATCATCAAAATCAAAAGCGTTCATCTCTTTAAGTTTCTTGTTATAGAGTTCAAAGATTTCAATAACTCTGTCGTAACCTTTTAGTTCAAAGTTTTCTATTGAAACCATTCCGTTTTTAACATTACTTATCATTGAGCCGATGAGAGATGGATTGTAAAGTTCTGTATCAAGGTTGAGTTCTTTGAGAATTTCCTTTAAGACACTTTTTTTATCGTCAGTATCTATAATTAAAAAGTTTGGTTTAAAGCCAATTCTTACACTATGAGATTTTAAAAGCTTTACACAAAAAGAATGAAATGTTGAAACGAAAACATCAGCCTTTCCTTTAAGAAGCTGACCAACCCGCTCCTTCATCTCATGAGCAGCTTTATTTGTAAAAGTCACTGCAAGGATTCTCTCAGGCTCATAGTTAAACTTCTCTATCATGTAAGCTATTTTATAAGTAATAACTCTTGTTTTACCAGAACCTGCACCTGCAAGAATTAAAAGAGGAGAGTCAAAATATGTAACAGCTTCTTTCTGTTGTGGATTTAACTCTTTTATAAGATTTTCTATCATTTTACTTCTTCAACCCTTGCACCTTCTTTATCAACATCAAGAACAAGATACTTTGCTTCTATTCCAAGACTTTCAAAAACATCACACATAGCCTTCCCAATATTATCAAAATTATTATCTGCAAGAGCACCTATACAGCTGCCAGCTCCAGAAAGATAGACAGCATAAGCTCCTTCTTTATATCCCTGAGATAAAACATCCCAGAAACCGGGTATGATATCTCCCCTATACGGCTGGTGAATCCTATCCTTAACAGCTTCCTTTAAAAGGGAAAAATCTTTCTTCTGTAAAGCACCCATTAAAAGCCCTACTCGTTGAATGTTAAAAATAACATCATCTCTTGAATATCCAGGTGGAAGAACAGCTCTTGAATCTTCAGTTGATAGAAAAAGCTCTGGAACAACCACAATTACCTTGAGTTCTTCAGGAAAGTCAAGTCTAACATAGGAAAGGTCTCCGTTTGTTGCAGCGACTACAAATCCACCTGTATATGCTGGCAAAACATTATCAGGATGAGGTTCAAATTTAAATGCAACATCTATAACTTCAGGAAGTGACAGCTTTTTCCCGGCTATCTTTTCAGCTGCCAAAATACCTCCTACAATGGCAGTGGCAGAGCTACCAAGACCTCTTCCAAGAGGAATACGATTTACCAATTTAACACTAATAGGTTGAGAAAAACCAAGATACTCCGAAGTGCTTTTATAAGCCCTAAGAAAAAGGTTTGACTCATCTTTTGGAAGATTAGAAACACCTTCTCCTTCAATATCAACGCAGTAACTGTTTGACGGTTCAACAAAAAAATCGTTATAAAGAGTCAAAGCAAGCCCAAGAGCATCAAAGCCAGGACCGATATTACTTGTAGAAGCAGGCACAGAAACTTTAAAACTCATAATTCCTCCAAAATATTTTTACCATAGAGATGATAACTTTGAAAACAGGAAAAATCAAGAACATCAATAGAAAATTTCAATCTGCCTCAACCTTGAGGCCAAGCTTATTAACAAGCTCTTCAGGAGAAGCTGAATTAAAAAGAAAAGTTCCCAATCTGACAGGTTCATCAGGATGAATTTCAACTTTTATCAATCGCGGATTCTCAATAAATTTAATAAGAGCCTTTTTAATCATTAAAGATAGAATATCATTCCCAAGCTCCTTGTTAATTTTAAGTTTAATTTTCCTTTTTACCTCAACAGGAGAAAGGTTTCTATACTTTGCAATTCCAGTAATGGCTCTTTCATAAAAACCTTTATCTTTATAAATAAGCACTCCATCTGCAATTTTAATAGACAAAAATTTAAAGATAAGGGATTCTATACCGCTAACATTTTTAAAATCAGGAATTTCATAAAGCTTTAAAGAAACAAAAAGACTGCCAGATTCTGGAACATCAAGAATATACTTATTTAAGGAAAACCTTCTCTTTTCCGGGTTAAAATGGTAACTAAATTCTGTATTGAAAGAGATAGTTTTCCTATAATCAAGCAAATTCAGAATATACCTTAAATTTTCAGGAAAATTTTCAATAGGAATTTCTACACTATCCACCACAATCCTGGCATATCGTGGAAAGTTCCCCTTTATATCAGGATTTTCCACTTCCAACTTATTAATACTTAAAGGCTTCTTCAATAAAGAACCTGAAACTGTAATATTTTCCAAAGTAACAGATTTCCTAAAAATAGAAACATCACAATTTTTATATTTTACATCAAACTCAGGCTTTAAAGCTTGAAGTTTTTTATCTATTTTTTCTTCCACTTTTTTGGTTATATAGTAATCAGCAGCAAAATAGATACCTATGAGAAAAGATACTAAAACTGCTAAGAAAACTCCAAATTTTTTTCTCATAACTTTCCCTTTTAAAACAGCTCTAACAGAAAAAATATGCTATATGTGTTAAGCTAACATTACGCCGATCTAAACATATATAGAAGTTTATTTTTAAGCTCGTCAGGAGTTATCGGTTTTGCAAGAAACTCATCAAACAGATCTTTATACTTTTCATACTCTTTAGGATACATTGTAAGGGCAACAACTTTAGTATTTAAGTTGTGTTCTTTTATGTATCGTGCAACATCTATTCCAAGACCATCTCCAAGATTTATATCTGTAATAACAATGTCATAATGTTTCTTCTTTAAAAATTCAAGAGCATCGCCGAGAGATTCAGCTTCATCTATCTCCTTAAAACATAAACCATCAAGATTTTTAGAAATTAACTTAAAAGTTTCTCTCATCACAAGTCTTGTGAAAAGAACATCTTCAACAATGAGAATAGAAATACATCTTTTACAGGAAGGTTTCAAACAGTAAGAGTCAGAAGCCCTTTTTACAATTTCATAAAGTTCAGACTTAACTTTTCTTTTTCTAAAACCTATAACAACAATACTTCCATCGGATAGCTTAAATCCATAAAGGAAAAGACCTTCATCTTCCATATGGTAAAAGTTCCTTTCTTCTGCCAGAAAACCGTCAATAAAAGTTTCCACCATTTCTTCTTGTATTTCTTCATGTTTATTCTTTATTTCAAGAACAACTTTACCATTTACATCTACTATCTTTGCAAACAGAAAATCCTCTCTTTTGACTATTTGAGAAACCAATACCTTAAAAAAGTCCACAGTATTTCCTGACACAGGCTCCTCTACCAAAAGAAGCTCCTTTTTTAAATTTTCAGCATTTGAAGATTCTTTTTTAATAGAAGAGAGAAGCTTATTTATAACCATAAGATGTTGTTTTTCAACTGCCTCACTCGGATTTTCATTTTCAGGAACATTCTCTATTCTTTTAACAACCTCACCATTTCTAAATATAAGAGTTACAACTTCTCCAGAAGTTTTATAAAACTCTGTCTGAATATGAAACACAGCATTACCAATTTTTATGTTATCATTTTTTGATAGAGTTGTATTATCCATTTTTACCAGACCTCAAACAGTATTATTAGAAAATATAATTAGGAAAAAATATTTAGCAACTTAAGGAAAAAACTGAAACTTTATTTTTACCTGAACGTTTAGAATGATAAAGAGCTTCATCAGCTTTATTGATGGCATCATCAATACCTTTCTCAAAATCTACTTCAGCAACACCAAAACTTACTGTAACTTTGATTCCAAAATCATTGTTTTCTATCAATCTCCTTAACTTTTCTGCTAATTTTTCCGCTTCTTCAACACCAATATGAGGACAGAGAATAATAAACTCCTCTCCACCCCATCTTACAAGTTTATCACATTTCCTTATGTTTTCTCTGACAAGCCGTGCTATCTCTTTTAAAACCTCATCTCCTTTCAAATGACCGTGGGTGTCATTTATCTTTTTAAAGTCATCAATATCAAACATTATTATGGATATGGAAAACCCATATCTTTTAGCTCTCTCCATCTCTTCATTAATAAAATCAAGAAACGCATATCTGTTGTAAGCTCCCGTTAAAGGGTCTTTAATTGAAAGCTCTATCAGTTGAATGAAATTTTCCTCAACTATTCTCTTTAAAACAAAAGCTCCCACAGAAGAAACAACTATAAATGCTGTTAAATTGATGAAGTAATAAGCAAATGCTCTAATATCATGATTGTGAATATATATTCCTGTATAAAGAAATCCAAAAATAAATAAAGTGATAAACATTACTGCATCTTTAAACGGCAAAAGAAGAATTGAAAGCATTGGAACGGTGATGAACCACATGTAAAGTGAATGCTCTCTTTGAAGAAGAATAGAAAAACACACCATTACAATAGATGAGATAAAGACAATAGCAGAAAAATAATACTTTTCCAGTCTATATAGAAAAATGGAAAAAATGGTTAGAAAAATGGCAGCTGCTATTCCCTGCTCTATTATCTGTTTTTCAAAGTAATGCGCGGGAATAAAACCAACAAAAATAAAACAGAAAAGAGTGACAATTTCAATGTTTCTTAGAAAACAAATTCTATAGGGAATTAGTAAATAATAACTGTCTTTTTTATCTATTTTTTTTGCCAGATTATGGCACATACCTCTTTTCCTGTTTTATTTTCTTAATAATTATTTTATCATATTGAAAAACTTCAGGGAGTTAAAATGATTAAAGGACGAAATTTATTATGTAAGGTAAGCGTAAAGGATATAGCATTTATCAACGCCATATTTGAATGGTATCACGAAGTAGGAACAGTAAGAACACGGGATAGAAAAAACGGGATTATAGAAATCTGGCTCTCTCCAGACTTTTACGAAGAAGGACTGAAAGCTATAGAGTATTTAAAAAATGAAGGTTTTGTGCAGAAAATTGAAATCCTTGAAGAAGTTGGAGACAACTGGCACAGAGAATAAAAAAGCCCCCGTTAACGGGGGCTTTACTGTTTTAGACTATCAAGGCTTACTTAAAAACAACTTCGCTCCAGTAGCTTCTTATCATGCTTTTAACTTCAGATGGAAGTGGAACATAACCAAGTCTTTCAGCAGCTCTGTCTCCGTGCTTAAATGCCCAGTCAAAGAATTCTGTAACAAGTTTGTTTCTTTCTTTCTTTTCTCTTGGAAGAAGAATCATTGTAGCAACTGTTAAAGGCCAGCTGTTTCTTCCCGGTGCAAGAAGAAGGTTTCCATCAATGTAAAAGTGTGTTCTCTTTGTCCACTTTCCGTGAGCAGCAGCAGCCTTGAAAGACTCATCACTTGGCTCTACCCAGTGTCCATCAGCTGTTTTAAGAACGGCAGCAGAAAGGTTGTTCTGCTTCTTGTAAGCATACTCAACATACCCTATAGCACCTGGAATTCTTTTAACATAGTTTGTTACACCTGCGTTTCCTTTAGCTCCAATTCCAGTAGGCCATCTAACAACTTTTCCATATCCAACTTTCTCTTTCCACTCAGGAGAAATATGAGCAAGCCAGTATGTAAAGTTCCATGTTGTACCTGAACCTTCAGACCTGTGAACAACAGTTATTGGAAGATGTGGAAGTTTAACGTATGGGTTATCCGCTTTGATTTCTTTGTCATCCCAGTATCTTATTTTACCCATAAAGATATCAGAAACTGCTTTGTTTGAAAGTTTAAGTTCCTTGTCACCAACTCCCGGAAGGTTGTAAACAACCATAATAGAACCGATTACTGCTGGGAACTGGTAAAGTCTTCTTTTATCAAGGTCTTTTGGCTTGAGCATCTTGTCAGAACCGCCGAAATCAACAACTCTGTCTGTTACCTGCTTGATACCGCCACCAGAACCGATTCCCTGATAGTTAACTTTGTTTCCTGTAGCTCTCTTAAACTCTTTAGCCCACTCAACGTAAACAGGGTAAGGAAATGTAGCACCAGCACCATTGATTGTCCAAGCTTTTGCAGTAGTTGCTGATGCGAATACTGTTCCTGCTGTTACTGCAACTGTTAAAGCTGCAACTGTAGCTTTTTTCATCTTTTTCATCCTTACTTCCTCCTGAAATTTTAAGTTTTCAAAATTTGCTAACTAAAATATCTCACAAAATTGTTAAGAAGTTGTTAAGATTTTGCTGGCATCTTAACAAAAAATGTTGTCCCCTCTCCAGTTTTTGAAACAAAATCTATTTCCCAGCCGTGATGCTTCACTATTGTTTTAACAAGGGAAAGACCTATCCCAAGGCCCGGACTTTCTTTCTCTTTTACAAATTTTTCAAATATGAATGGCTGTATGTGTTCGGGAATTCCTCTGCCTGTGTCATTGACCTCTAAAATAATATCGTTTCCTTTCTTGTAGATTTTTAAACCGATTTTACCTTTTTCTGTAAACTTTATTGCGTTATCGAGAAGATTGATTATCATCTGTCTGAAAAGGATTTTTTCCGCAACTACGATGATATTTTCATCAATTTCAACTTCAAGTTTAATATCTTTTAGAGAGATTTTATCTTTTAGTTGTTCAGTTATTTCAGAAACCACCGACTTTACATCTACAGGTTCAAAGTTTCCCTTTTGTCCTTTCATAAGTAAACTTACAGAGTTTACAATGTTTATTACCTTGTCTATCTGGTTTAAAATTTTCTCGGTTAAATCGGATTCAGCATCAAGGGAGAGAAGCTCAACATAACCTCTAACAATTGTCAGGGGAGTTTTAAGCTCGTGAGAAATTGTGGAGATGATCTTTTTCTTAAACTCTTCTATATAAACATCCGATGTAATGTCTTCCAGTTCAAGGAGATACACTTCATTAAATGCTTTAGCTTTTATCTTAATATTTCTTCCCCTGTCTTCAAACTCAGCTGTTGCTTCTTTTTTCCCCTTTTTAAGACTTTCGTAAAGTTTTATTATAGAAAGATAGGGATATCTGTCCCATATCTTTTCGGATGTTCCAATAATATTCCCTTTTTTATCAATGAAAATTATCCTATCAGAAACGGTATTTATAGCTTTTAGAGTGTCAAGATTCAAACTTGTATCCAACACCCCAGACGGTTTTGATTTTATTTCCCTCATTGCCA from Desulfurobacterium atlanticum includes the following:
- a CDS encoding HNH endonuclease family protein — encoded protein: MPDPLFQHYLNQSIYDNPATKFILWEYEKHKDPTFEECNYSLYMDCQKEHIFAQNPKPTFPSYGFNNEEEYFANIDRLGNLCLLEGKLNKQCQNKLPDQKKQYYQQSKIKRTKQLGFSIDNKGLNKSEIDKITQDIIDFCLVRWKI
- a CDS encoding ATP-dependent helicase, with protein sequence MIENLIKELNPQQKEAVTYFDSPLLILAGAGSGKTRVITYKIAYMIEKFNYEPERILAVTFTNKAAHEMKERVGQLLKGKADVFVSTFHSFCVKLLKSHSVRIGFKPNFLIIDTDDKKSVLKEILKELNLDTELYNPSLIGSMISNVKNGMVSIENFELKGYDRVIEIFELYNKKLKEMNAFDFDDLLLYGKKLLTEHEDIKNRYVDYFRYVLIDEYQDTNAIQYEITKALTLEKGNVCVVGDEDQCIYTWRGANINNILNFEKDFPHAKVVKLEKNYRCSGVILSAANAVIANNTIRKGKKLFTDNEDGEPIRLFEASTDQEEALFVGKTVKKLINTGFKPSEIAIFYRTNSQSRIVEDALRREGINYQIVGGLKFYERKEIKDIIAYMRVILFEEDKLSLFRILNVPKRGLGQAAEERLKKLLDEGYSNIEALNRIVLESPLRQREGFKEILEIIEAGKEKLETLKPYEFIKFITAISRYEDYLRKEYREDWETRVENITELGNTLEEFAERSGLSGEELYLEFLNTVTLSSDQDEMEDGEKVTLMTIHASKGLEFPVVFITGLEEGLFPHARSLDANEQIEEERRLFYVAITRAKKVLVLSYARSRRFFGSYRPTEKSRFIDEIPSHLIKPVSRKTSGEKTQASSVSSISSRSSIKKKPKIVFHKKFGKGIVKRVEGAGDTAKVTAYFANFGEKTIVMKFLKVLA
- a CDS encoding integrase core domain-containing protein codes for the protein MGKVIKLVSDHGSQPTSKSFMKFCSEPGIKQILASYNNPKGNAETEKMIRTIKEEVICVNEFDSLDEAREKIKGFIEFYNREYPHLAIGYKSPSLCFKKWMEKEGGEKVA
- the pstS gene encoding phosphate ABC transporter substrate-binding protein PstS; the encoded protein is MKKMKKATVAALTVAVTAGTVFASATTAKAWTINGAGATFPYPVYVEWAKEFKRATGNKVNYQGIGSGGGIKQVTDRVVDFGGSDKMLKPKDLDKRRLYQFPAVIGSIMVVYNLPGVGDKELKLSNKAVSDIFMGKIRYWDDKEIKADNPYVKLPHLPITVVHRSEGSGTTWNFTYWLAHISPEWKEKVGYGKVVRWPTGIGAKGNAGVTNYVKRIPGAIGYVEYAYKKQNNLSAAVLKTADGHWVEPSDESFKAAAAHGKWTKRTHFYIDGNLLLAPGRNSWPLTVATMILLPREKKERNKLVTEFFDWAFKHGDRAAERLGYVPLPSEVKSMIRSYWSEVVFK
- a CDS encoding sensor histidine kinase, with the translated sequence MREIKSKPSGVLDTSLNLDTLKAINTVSDRIIFIDKKGNIIGTSEKIWDRYPYLSIIKLYESLKKGKKEATAEFEDRGRNIKIKAKAFNEVYLLELEDITSDVYIEEFKKKIISTISHELKTPLTIVRGYVELLSLDAESDLTEKILNQIDKVINIVNSVSLLMKGQKGNFEPVDVKSVVSEITEQLKDKISLKDIKLEVEIDENIIVVAEKILFRQMIINLLDNAIKFTEKGKIGLKIYKKGNDIILEVNDTGRGIPEHIQPFIFEKFVKEKESPGLGIGLSLVKTIVKHHGWEIDFVSKTGEGTTFFVKMPAKS
- a CDS encoding DUF4911 domain-containing protein — encoded protein: MIKGRNLLCKVSVKDIAFINAIFEWYHEVGTVRTRDRKNGIIEIWLSPDFYEEGLKAIEYLKNEGFVQKIEILEEVGDNWHRE
- a CDS encoding GGDEF domain-containing protein; protein product: MCHNLAKKIDKKDSYYLLIPYRICFLRNIEIVTLFCFIFVGFIPAHYFEKQIIEQGIAAAIFLTIFSIFLYRLEKYYFSAIVFISSIVMVCFSILLQREHSLYMWFITVPMLSILLLPFKDAVMFITLFIFGFLYTGIYIHNHDIRAFAYYFINLTAFIVVSSVGAFVLKRIVEENFIQLIELSIKDPLTGAYNRYAFLDFINEEMERAKRYGFSISIIMFDIDDFKKINDTHGHLKGDEVLKEIARLVRENIRKCDKLVRWGGEEFIILCPHIGVEEAEKLAEKLRRLIENNDFGIKVTVSFGVAEVDFEKGIDDAINKADEALYHSKRSGKNKVSVFSLSC
- a CDS encoding response regulator, whose translation is MDNTTLSKNDNIKIGNAVFHIQTEFYKTSGEVVTLIFRNGEVVKRIENVPENENPSEAVEKQHLMVINKLLSSIKKESSNAENLKKELLLVEEPVSGNTVDFFKVLVSQIVKREDFLFAKIVDVNGKVVLEIKNKHEEIQEEMVETFIDGFLAEERNFYHMEDEGLFLYGFKLSDGSIVVIGFRKRKVKSELYEIVKRASDSYCLKPSCKRCISILIVEDVLFTRLVMRETFKLISKNLDGLCFKEIDEAESLGDALEFLKKKHYDIVITDINLGDGLGIDVARYIKEHNLNTKVVALTMYPKEYEKYKDLFDEFLAKPITPDELKNKLLYMFRSA
- the thrB gene encoding homoserine kinase, translated to MSFKVSVPASTSNIGPGFDALGLALTLYNDFFVEPSNSYCVDIEGEGVSNLPKDESNLFLRAYKSTSEYLGFSQPISVKLVNRIPLGRGLGSSATAIVGGILAAEKIAGKKLSLPEVIDVAFKFEPHPDNVLPAYTGGFVVAATNGDLSYVRLDFPEELKVIVVVPELFLSTEDSRAVLPPGYSRDDVIFNIQRVGLLMGALQKKDFSLLKEAVKDRIHQPYRGDIIPGFWDVLSQGYKEGAYAVYLSGAGSCIGALADNNFDNIGKAMCDVFESLGIEAKYLVLDVDKEGARVEEVK